Part of the Ursus arctos isolate Adak ecotype North America unplaced genomic scaffold, UrsArc2.0 scaffold_4, whole genome shotgun sequence genome, TCAGCTTATTTGAATAAAATCATCTGGAATGTCTTGCTTTATAAAAAACTTCTTCTCTTGTTACTGCATTACAATTCATGCTCTGCATACGTTTTAGTTCAACATTCTTCCTGTGAAAccaaatttatttcaattttcaaaaaaatctcCTGTATtgaaaatattgcttttttttacattatttttgttACATCTGTTGCATGCACATGTGCGGGTATTTTTATGATAGAAACGTCGCCTTTCTTAATATGCTAAAAAATTAAAGCCtaagaataaattatttctaaatgaaatttgTTTTTGATAACACTGTCATCACGGCAACCACCTGATTATATTTAAACATTAGCCCATATGCTGAGTTTTTAATCAACAGATAAAAATCCCACAATGACACTCCTATTTCCAATCACCATACTCTACACACCAATGTCTTTGGCTTTCCTTACACCCCACGTTTGTGTTTGAACCATGCTTCCTGGGGGCTGTACTTGGATTTTCCACTTCACATCCTCTAAATGACCCTGCATACCCCACATCTAATGGTAACCCACAGAGTAGATGTGTACATCATCTTTGTCTTTAAGAATTTCTAGAAAGTGCCACCCCATTACCACATCAGCCTAAGAAATTAAATAAGTGCTTTCATGGAACACtgattttgaatttcatatttccaatttctgttttgaagataatcaaaatttatttctatattaaatACAACTTTTCACCAGACCCTatcagaagaaaaatcagaagaatggAATTTCAACATCAGTGTATTGAAGGCTTATTTCAACTTAACATTTTGTGTCATTTTGACCTTCGTTTGAAACTATAAACTTTTCCCCAAAGGATTGAAAAATGCATAGCTATTTTATCAATATGAAATATCAACATGCTGTGTGTGGCAGATATTATTTCTTAAGAATAATAGAGATGGCCAAGCAACTCTTTAGGGCtttctaatttatattaattaatttttaaagctggaTCATAAGATTAAATGACATTTATGGTTTGCTATATAGTATTAGAagtcatttctcatttttctcagtaGGTAACATATTTTAATCTATGTATCCATCTCATATAATGGAATTTTCTGGGCTTTCTAAAAATACCACAGCCTATGttttgagagaaaaatcaaataacacTAAGAAAACAATGCCGCTGGTAGAAGTCACATGGTTCCAGCACCTAAGACAGTGCCTGAAAGTATTACagatttgagttttgtttttgttcctgggttttttttttaatgaataaatggaaaataaattaatgaatgaataaggcTGACAATCTTTTGTCAATGTTTTATGtgacttttaaaatgctttcaaattaagagcttactttaaaaattaataacatgtGAAAATGCATGGCTATTCAGATGTGTAAGCATTTATTCCCTCCAGGGCCTCAATGATTCTATTTTGTCCAATTGATGTTGTTCAAACTCTTCTCATGTTGAGCTCAGAGGGGAGATGAATTTCAGAGCCATGCAAATTAGAGGGTTGGTACTTCCCCATCCTTTACTATGTCCAGGAGTACCAGGAAGACAAGCGCACAATGTCAAATCCTCTGGCGATTCTGATGAAAGAGTTAGACACCCGTGTGCTTAAAATTGTCTACTAAAATAGggcaaaattacttttttatacCTAGCTGGGAAAACATCATTAATTCTCTTATATGTTCATGTATTATACCTTTCTTGAGTGATACCATGTGCATACATTGCTTCAGTAGTTTTCAGCCAGTTGGGTACAAACCAGTTCCCTTATGGTTCACACTTGGATCCAGCCaatgttggttaaaaaaaaaacccaaaaaacaaaaacgaaagcaGCTCagctatgaaaattaaatgttcacttaaaaaggaaaacctaggggtgcctgagtagtgcagtccttaagcgtctgcctttggctcagggcgtgatcctggcattcggggatcgagtcccacatcgggctcctccgctgggaggctgcttcttcctctcccactccccctgctgtgttccctctctcgctggctgtctctctgtcacataaataaataaaatctttaaaaaaaaatgaaaacctagaGCATGGTCTCCTACAGACAAGGGATTTTTCTCTATATGCACGACAAACTATACCGAGTTGATTCCCAAGCAAAACCGCATCTGTGCTATAATACATATGACCCCTGCCACTCTTCGGCTAACCTGTGTGTGTAGCTCTCTGAAGCTTCCCAccaaaatataataaacaaaagaaaccctGAGGATCTAGCAGTgataaagaagaaacacaaaatagaACACAGCTCCACCAGAACCAGTGAACTAAGCCTCTTCATGTCTCATATCTTCATCGGTGGTACGTGATCGCACCatgacagatgaatgcataaaatgCCATCAGTTTCCAATAGTAGATAACGGACTCTCTGACTGTGGAGCCATCACGCATTAATGGAAAGGAATATAAGACAAATGCTAAGCTGTGTAGGTAAATGGTCAACTTCACAAGTATACTCaaacacaaatattaaaaattaatgtaagtaTCAATGAAAGGAGAGGTGTCTTTATAATAGGATAGAAATGTACTTGAGTTAGTCAATTACTCATTGTCGTTAATCAGTGAGAAACACTATCGAGGGATGAAAAATCTTTTGCTatagtaaaaataattcataaaatttaTAGACATGTGTCTCCAAGTAACTTTCTTCTTCTAATCACCCACCTCATATATGACTATGTAGTCGACATTAATATTCTTcaaatgaaaataggaaaaaaaatcgtAAGGTCTTATATGCTCATGGAATTACATGGAGTCTGAACcaagatattaaatatatttttatatagttctcAGAGTGGACAAACCTGTTACAATAGACTAGAACCCTACTATTCAAGGCAAAGGAATAGATTGTGAGAAACCAGACATTATAACAAAGTAGTCATGGCTTAAGGAATGCACTTcacataaatgaaagaaatagagattCATGAGGACCTTTACTGCAAATTAGTCTGAAATATGAGGTCAACACTGCCTGTGGTTTGCCATATCtatttactttatataaaagGTCCTTTGCAGATGGTGACATTCAAACTCAGGAAACTTATTTCATGCTCCTCAATTGAACCTTGCACTACTAACACATATGTTACTGTTGTGGTGGCCACGACTACAGTTATCGTGGTCTGAGATGCaatgatagaatttttaaaatcagcatcATAGAACTTCTAGCGGTAATGGGTCTATGTAACCATCATCAAGTGCAAAAATTAATAGATAAAAATTGCTGGGGAAGATTATATCATGAACTCAATTAATAATCCCAACATTACTAAATGTGAAGCAATGGGACAACCAGACACCATATGCCTCCTAAtattatagaaaacaaagaatacagaacatctatacagtatttttcttgtcaaaaaataagaagaatcaCTTCAACCCTCTACATCTACCTACCAGGATAGAGACAGTATAAAGGATAGAGgaacatagaaaagaaaaatcaaggaagacATCAGCCACACCCAAAATTTAAGAATTCTACAGGACAATAATATGGTTTtgttaaagaataaaatgcatgAAGAAAAGCATTGGAAAAGAActattatatcttaaaaaatagttaaaggaCATTATGCCTAAATGTGAGGcccaacataaaaaaattaactataaaaatatatttgtgaatgaatTGAGAAAATCTGAGCATGAATTACTAGGGAATgttaaagaacttaaaaacaaattcGTGTGTGTGGTAATGGTATAGTTATATATGTCTTTTCAAAGctcattttggggtgcctgggtggctcagtcgttaaacatctacctttggctcatgacttgatcccagggtcctgggatcgagccccacatcgggcaccctgctccactgggagcctgcttcttcctctccaactccccctgcttgtgttccctctctcgctggctgtctctctctctatcaaataaataaataaaatctttaaaaaaataaaataaaatcaataaaagctCATTTTGTGATAGACATACACACTGAAGTACTTATAAGAAAAATGCTACTTGtcttagatttgttttaaaatattcagcaaaaataacaataactacAAAAAGTATACAAGGAGAGAAGGAACTGATAGTGGAATACTGACAGATATTAAATCCTGAGGGTGTGTTTATAAAGCTTCAAAATACAACTCTATATACTTTTATGCCCACATGAAATTTACTTAtgaaagtaaataataaacatgGAAAGCTTCCCTGACTCTACTGAATAAGCTCGATTGTTAAGAAAGCTATTTTTCACTTTATGGAAGACCCTCACATACTATATTAGAAGAAATGATAagctttaaaaatcaacattttagaACCCTGTCAATGATTAAACTAGATAAAAATTGgttcaaatattttaagcaaaataagtaaaagctGGGTAAGGGTTtgaaaaagagaataagaaaaacacatgaaAGGCACGTGATTTGATTGTAGGGAAGCTAACTCAAAAGCCCAGTCATCCTGCTCAGCATGGCCTCACCTTGCCTAATGAAACAAAGACTCAGGAAGTGTACTGATGTAAATTAGTAGGAAATATGTGGTCAACAAGTCCCGTGATGTGTCCCACCCACTGAGGGTACATATAAAAGGACCTGCACAAATGGCGATGTTCAAACTGACAGAAACTGATTCCCTGCTCCTCAGCAAAAtcctctactcctgaaaccatgTCTTTCTACGGCAACTACTATGGTGGCCTAGGCTGTGGCTATGGCGGCTGTGGCTATGGCGGCTGTGGCTATGGCGGCTATGGATGTGGCTACGGTGGCCTGGGCTGTGGCTACGGCGGCTATGGATGTGGCTACGGTGGCCTGGGCTGTGGCTACGGCGGCTATGGATGTGGCTACGGTGGCCTGGGCTGTGGCTATGGCGGCTGGGGCTATGTCTGTAGCGGCTATGGATATGGCTCCAACCGCCCATCTTGCTGCAGAAGATGCTGCTCCTACGGGATCTACTGAGAAGCTTCCAGAGAAATTCAACTTACTGTTCTCCTCTAGCCGCCTGAATCTGCCTCCATGATTCTTCTTctgaataatttcattttctattccaAAATGTCAACATCATTTAAGATacctaaaatgataaaataaaataggtcaGCTTCTGCAAACCTTACTAGAGTCACTGGAATCATACGGAATGTTTC contains:
- the LOC113255807 gene encoding keratin-associated protein 6-2-like yields the protein MSFYGNYYGGLGCGYGGCGYGGCGYGGYGCGYGGLGCGYGGYGCGYGGLGCGYGGYGCGYGGLGCGYGGWGYVCSGYGYGSNRPSCCRRCCSYGIY